Proteins from a single region of Corvus moneduloides isolate bCorMon1 chromosome 19, bCorMon1.pri, whole genome shotgun sequence:
- the CACNG1 gene encoding voltage-dependent calcium channel gamma-1 subunit produces MDESKPLKVRLTFSVILVGISLLFAAVVTDHWAVLSPSVEKNTTTCEAAHFGLWRLCTKRIFMQEQGLKEKSCGPISLPGDHNCSYFKHFTPGETSEIFEVTTQKEYSISAAAIAIFSVGFAIIGTICILLSFRKKRDYLLKPASMFYTFAGLCIIISVEVMRQSVKRMIDSKETAWIKYSYSWSFACACTSFVLLFVCGIALLLIALPRFPQNPWETCMDAEPEH; encoded by the exons ATGGACGAGAGCAAACCCCTGAAGGTCCGGCTGACGTTCTCCGTGATCTTGGTGGGCATCTCGCTGCTCTTCGCAGCCGTAGTGACTGACCACTGGGCCGTGCTCAGCCCCAGTGTAGAGAAAAACACCACCACTTGCGAGGCGGCTCATTTCGGGCTCTGGAGACTCTGCACCAAACGGATTTTCATGCAGGAGCAAGGTCTCAAAGAGAAGAGCTGTGGGCCCATCAGCTTGCCAGGAG accACAACTGCTCCTACTTCAAGCACTTCACTCCAGGAGAGACCTCGGAGATATTTGAAGTAACCACCCAGAAAG AATACAGCATTTCAGCTGCAGCCATTGCCATCTTCAGCGTTGGCTTTGCAATCATCGGGACGATCTGCATCCTCCTGTCTTTCAGGAAGAAGAGGGATTATCTGCTGAAGCCAGCATCTATGTTCTACACCTTCGCAG GTCTCTGCATTATCATCTCTGTTGAAGTCATGAGACAATCCGTGAAGAGGATGATTGACAGCAAGGAGACAGCCTGGATCAAGTACAGTTACTCCTGGTCCTTCGCCTGTGCCTGCAcctcctttgtgctgctcttcGTCTGTGGCATCGCCCTCCTCCTTATCGCGCTGCCCCGCTTCCCCCAGAACCCCTGGGAGACCTGCATGGATGCAGAACCGGAGCACTGA